From one Humulus lupulus chromosome 8, drHumLupu1.1, whole genome shotgun sequence genomic stretch:
- the LOC133795737 gene encoding uncharacterized protein LOC133795737, with translation MGQWFLGCRREAYAVTTPLTPRREEILRKRWDEVGSLIALQLNKNEYNVMCGELDAIVNLRSKSCTCKVFIIENLPCIHVIAAAGKAQPQNTVELIYSMCSKYYTSEYWLLAYAETIYLGPPNSQWTDIPEDVIGVQVIAPLEDKTKGRPKINRIPSQGEVSKKKYNCGACGQSGHNSKKCPSRQVPSDARSTTHV, from the coding sequence ATGGGACAATGGTTCCTTGGGTGTCGACGGGAAGCATATGCAGTGACAACTCCATTGACACCGAGGAGGGAAGAAATATTACGTAAAAGATGGGATGAAGTCGGTTCATTGATAGCTCTCCAGTTAAACAAGAATGAGTACAATGTGATGTGTGGAGAACTCGATGCAATAGTAAATTTAAGGTCAAAGAGTTGCACGTGCAAAGTTTTCATTATTGAGAACCTTCCATGTATTCATGTAATAGCAGCAGCAGGAAAGGCACAACCCCAAAATACTGTGGAActcatatattctatgtgttcaAAATACTACACGTCAGAATATTGGTTGTTAGCATATGCTGAAACTATTTATCTTGGTCCTCCAAACTCACAATGGACCGACATTCCTGAAGATGTTATTGGAGTTCAAGTGATAGCACCTCTAGAAGACAAGACGAAAGGAAGACCAAAAATCAATCGCATACCTTCCCAAGGTGAAGTTTCTAAGAAAAAATATAATTGTGGAGCATGTGGACAATCAGGACATAATTCAAAAAAATGTCCTAGTCGACAAGTGCCATCAGATGCTAGAAGCACAACTCAtgtgtga